In Candidatus Peregrinibacteria bacterium, a single genomic region encodes these proteins:
- a CDS encoding type II toxin-antitoxin system PemK/MazF family toxin has protein sequence MKKGEIYLINFEPALGAEIQKVRLGIIIQSETIDSKLITVMPISSKIELQKEYDIFLKKDNQNRLFCDSVIRTSQISSFDKKRCIHFIGSVDTKTLRKVDIYLRIHFDL, from the coding sequence ATGAAAAAAGGAGAAATATACCTTATTAACTTCGAACCTGCTCTTGGGGCGGAAATACAGAAAGTCCGTCTAGGAATTATCATACAATCAGAGACTATTGACTCAAAGTTAATCACCGTAATGCCTATTTCATCAAAAATAGAACTCCAGAAGGAATATGATATTTTTCTGAAAAAAGATAATCAAAATCGTCTTTTTTGTGATTCAGTAATTAGGACATCTCAAATTTCTTCCTTCGATAAAAAAAGATGTATTCATTTTATTGGTTCTGTTGATACAAAGACTCTGCGAAAGGTTGATATATATCTCAGAATACATTTTGATCTTTGA